A region of the Pseudarthrobacter phenanthrenivorans Sphe3 genome:
GCCGGCGGGCTGGCCGCGGCCAGCGGAACCTTCGATTCCTCGAAGCCCGGGGGCGGCGCCTCCATCCGCGTTTCGGACTGCGGCGTCTGGCCGGCCTGGCCCGCAGGCTGGTCAGCCTGGCCGCCGTTCTGGCCGCCAGGAGGAACCTTCCCGGGGCCGATCCGTACCTCCAGCAGTTCCCTGAAGCGTGGACCGTCGAGGACCACTGCTGCTCCCACGACGCCGACCGTGGTGAGGGCGGCGATCAGGAAGAGCCTGGAAACCTCGCGGGCACCCCGGCGGACCCTGGCTGCGGCATGCCGCGATCCCCCTTGCCGCTGTTCCCCGTGCCGCTGTTCCCCGTGCCGCTGTTCCCCCGGCAGCAGCGGCTCCACTAGCGCGCGCCGATCAGGAGACCGCCCACCGTCAACCCACCACGGTGCCGAAGACCAGCCCCAGCAGGTAAGTGACGGCGGCGGCGCCCAGCCCGATGGCAAGCTGGCGCAGGCCGCGCGTCAGGGGTGAGGTTCCGGACAGCAGGCCCACCGTGGCGCCGGTGACCAGCAGGGCCAGGCCCACCAGCACGCCTGCCACCACCAGCGCGGCAACGCCGGTCAGGCCAAAGACGAACGGCAGGATGGGCACGATGGCGCCGGACGCGAAAAAGCAGAAGCTGGACAGGGCCGCGCCCCACGCAGTGCCCACTGCCTCGTGCTGGTCCTCCACGTCGGGCAGTTCCGGCTGCAGCGACAGGCTTGGATCGCAGTCGCAGGAGAACAGACCCATCCGTTCGGCAACCCGATGCTCGGCGGCCTCCTGGGTCATGCCGCGGGCCAGGTACACCAGCAACAGTTCGTTGTGCTCGAGGTCAAGCTTGGGGGCCGCCATCAGGGTGACCTGGGTGGGCCGGGTTGCCGCCAGCAGTTCACGCTGGGAACGGACCGAAATGAACTCGCCGGCGCCCATGGACATGGCCCCCGCCAGGAGCCCCGCGATGCCGCTCAGGAGCACCACACTGCTGGCCACACCGGAGGCGGCCATGCCCATCACCAGGGACAGGTTTGCTCACCAGGCCGTCGTTGGCGCCAAAGACGGCGGCGCGGAAGGTGCCGGCCAGCCGGTTCCGTCCGCGGGTTGCCAGTCCGCGGACCACTTCCTCGTGGATCTGCTCATCGGCGGCCATCGCGTCCGTCGCGTTGGGATCCTTGGCGTAGGGGGACCGGCCTTCGGCGCGCTGGGCCAGCGCCAGCACGAACACCGAGCCGAAGTGGCGGGCCAGGAAGCCCAGCAGCCGGCTGCGGACCGAGGCGCGCCGCGGTTTGCCCGCGCGTTCCCCCAGCAGTGCGAGCCAGTGCGCCTCGTGTCGGCCCTCGGCCTCGGCCAGGGCAAGGAGGATGTCGCGTTCTTCGCCCTGCCGGTTCTGCGCCAGGTCCCGGTAGACGGCGGCTTCTGCCCGCTCATCCGCCAGGTATTGGCGCCAGCGCTTGATGTCCGACGGCGAGGGCTGGGGCTGCTGCCCTGGCTGGGATGGCTGCGCTGCAGTGGAGGGAGGTGTCCCCTCGGACGCGGTGGGGCGGTTGGCCTGCTGGTTGGGTTCGGCCTGTTGGGACACGGGTACTCCTGGGCTGGATGGGGCATGGTTCGGCCCCATTGCAGTGCCAGCTTACTGCGGAATTCCGCGGATTTTTGGCAGGTATTCCTCTTCCGGAAGTTTCGGTCCGCCGTAATTCGGCACCTTTTCAAGGGCCCTTTGCTCCAAGCACAATGCTATTGACCCGCATGCCGGGCGGTGCTGTGATGAAAGTGTGGCGCAGCCAGCGCCCTCACTGAAAGAGCACGTCAGGCGAACAAACGGAGGTTCAATCATGAGCACCACCGGACAGCACCCGGACATGCCGCACCTGGAGGCCGTCGAGGCGGATCCCGCCTACGATTACGCCGAGGATGCACCGGTAGTTGAGGACGACTGGGACACGGAGGACGAATTCCTGGACGAGGAGGAACCGGTGGTCCAGGCGCCTCCGATCGTCATCGACGCCGAGGACCGCCCCGTCCCGCTGGACGACCCGGACGAGGTCCGCGAGGCCGAGTAGGACTGACGACGGCGGCACCTCCCCTTTCATGCCAAGCAAAGGGAGGTGCCGCCGTCGTACGTCCTGCCGGTGATGGATCTCGCCGGACTCAGCGCGCTGCGGCGGGAACCGGAGCCTCTTCGTTGCCCTGCCCGGCCACCCGGCGCTGCCAGTTGCGCATGACCTGCGGATCGGTGGGCTTGGTCAGCAGGGACACTGCGATGTAGACCACTGCCGAGGCCAGCAGGCCGTAGTAGATGGGCTCGTTGGCGTAAATGCCGTCCAGCGGCGCCTTGGCGTTGACTTCCAGGATGATCATGGTGCCAAGGGTCACCACGGATCCCACAGCCATGGACACGGCGGCTGCCAGGCCGGTGCCGCGCTTCCACACCAGGCCGCCGAGGATTGCCACCAGCAGGCCGCCCACCAGGATGTCGTAGGCGATGGTCAGGGCTGCCACCACGTCCTTGGTGATGATGGCGATGAGGATGGCCACGATGCCCAGGGCGAGGACCCAGATGCGGTTGGCCTTGACGTCGTGCTCAGGGTTGTCCGTGTCCCCGGTGTTGATGTCCTTGCCGAACCAGCTGGCCACGAACGGCAGGACATCTGCCCGGGCCACGGTGGCGGCAGCAATCAGGGCGCCGGAAGCGGTGGACATCATGGCGGCCACCGCTGCCGCGAGGACCAGTCCGCCGATGCCCACGGGCAGCAGGGTCTGGGCAACCTCGGCGTAGACGTCGTCCTTGACCGCGATCTCGATGTCGGCGAGGGCCACGCTCGCGGCCATGCCGATCAATGCGCCGGCAACGCCATAGAGGATGCAGTAAATGCCTGCGGTGGCGCCGCCCCAGCGGGCCACGGTGGGGGTCTTGGCCGTAAAGACGCGCTGCCAGATGTCCTGGCCGATCAGCAGGCCAAGGGTATAGACGACGAAGTACGTGATGATGGTCTGCACACCGATGCCGTCAATCTGGAAGAAGCTTTCGTCCACGCGGCTGCGGATGCCTTCAAAACCACCCGCTGCGTTGAGGGTAAAGGGCAGCATCAGGAAGAAGATGCCCACGGTCTTGATGATGAACTGCACCTGGTCAGCCAGGGTGATGGACCACATGCCGCCCACCGTGGAGTACACCAGCACGATTGCCCCGCCGACTGCGATGGCCATGGCCCTGTCCAAGTCGAAGAGCACAACGAAGATGGTGGCGTAGGCGCCGGTGGAGGTGGCACACAGCATCAGCGTGTAGGCGAGCATGACGATGCCCGAGGCTTCAGTAGCCCTGCTGCCGTAGCGCAGGGTGAGCATCTGCGAGACCGTGTAGATCTTCAGTTTCTGGATGGTGCCGGCGAACAGCAGGCTCAGCAGCAGGACGCCCGCGCCGATGGCGACCACGAGCCACATGCCGGAGATGCCGAACTTGTAGCCGAGGCCCACGCCGCCCACGGTGGAGGCGCCGCCCAGGACTACGGCCGCCATGGTGCCTGTGTAGAGGAAGGGGCCAAGGCGGCGGCCGGCCACCAGGAAATCGCTGTTGTTCTTGGTGCGGGACTTGCCCCACCAGCCGAAAGCCAGCATTGCCAGCAGGTACACCACCACGATGGCGATATTGATGACGCTTGCGTCCATGTTGGGCTCCTTGGAGCATGTTGGCAGCCTGGCTGTGCCGGGGCAAAGGGAGGCCCGGTCAACTGCTGCGGAGAAAGGGGAGTGAGAGGGGATTCTCGAATATTGCCCTATAGGCAACAGGTGTTGTCCAAAGAGTAGGCTGTGATGGTGGTAACAGTCAAGGGAGCTTTGGACTCCGGGGCGCGCCTGCAATGACACGTCACAGAAGCCCTTGGCTATTAGGATTGCTCCAGAATGGGCCGGGCTGCCGGCAATGAAAGGTTCCTAGATGAAGGCACTGCCAGTTGAGCCGAGCAATGTTCCGGTCGCCATCGGTTCCAGGATCCGGGCCGCCCGCCAGTCCCAGCGGCTCACCATCGAGCAGGTCGCCGATGCCACCGGGCTGACCAAGGGATTCCTCAGCCGGGTGGAGCGCGACCTTACCTCCCCGTCCGTGGCCTCCCTGGTCACCCTGTGCCAGGTCCTCTCGATCTCCATCGGGGACCTGTTTGCCGCACCGGAAACGCACCTGACCAAGCGCAACGACGGGCCGCGGATCTCCCTGGGCGGCCATGGCATTGTGGAGCGACTCCTGACGGCCCGTTCCGAGCGGCGGGTCCAGATCATCCAGGCGATGATCGAACCGCACGGCCGCGGCGAGTCCGAACTCTACGCCGTGGACTGCGACGTCGACGTCCTCCACGTGATCAAGGGGGACATCCGGCTGATCCTGACTAATGAGGAATACGACCTCAGCACGGGGGACACCGTAACCTTCCCGGGCCGCGAGCCGCACACCTGGATCAACCCAACGGACAGGCCGGTCGAGGTGCTCTGGGTCCT
Encoded here:
- a CDS encoding sodium:solute symporter family protein codes for the protein MDASVINIAIVVVYLLAMLAFGWWGKSRTKNNSDFLVAGRRLGPFLYTGTMAAVVLGGASTVGGVGLGYKFGISGMWLVVAIGAGVLLLSLLFAGTIQKLKIYTVSQMLTLRYGSRATEASGIVMLAYTLMLCATSTGAYATIFVVLFDLDRAMAIAVGGAIVLVYSTVGGMWSITLADQVQFIIKTVGIFFLMLPFTLNAAGGFEGIRSRVDESFFQIDGIGVQTIITYFVVYTLGLLIGQDIWQRVFTAKTPTVARWGGATAGIYCILYGVAGALIGMAASVALADIEIAVKDDVYAEVAQTLLPVGIGGLVLAAAVAAMMSTASGALIAAATVARADVLPFVASWFGKDINTGDTDNPEHDVKANRIWVLALGIVAILIAIITKDVVAALTIAYDILVGGLLVAILGGLVWKRGTGLAAAVSMAVGSVVTLGTMIILEVNAKAPLDGIYANEPIYYGLLASAVVYIAVSLLTKPTDPQVMRNWQRRVAGQGNEEAPVPAAAR
- a CDS encoding helix-turn-helix domain-containing protein, whose protein sequence is MKALPVEPSNVPVAIGSRIRAARQSQRLTIEQVADATGLTKGFLSRVERDLTSPSVASLVTLCQVLSISIGDLFAAPETHLTKRNDGPRISLGGHGIVERLLTARSERRVQIIQAMIEPHGRGESELYAVDCDVDVLHVIKGDIRLILTNEEYDLSTGDTVTFPGREPHTWINPTDRPVEVLWVLVPAASR